Below is a genomic region from Rhodothermales bacterium.
GTGCATGACCGTGAGCCGGCGTGGGTGCTGCCGGTACTCTGAAGAATCGACCGGGAAGCCGATTCATAAAGTCATGCGGTGGTGGGGTGTAGGAATACTGACGACGCTGCTGCCCGAATGTTCTGCCGCTGAGCGGGCGCCGTTGTCCGTGTTGTCGCCAGCTGCGCGCACGGGCCGCATGCCGTTTCTTTCATAGTTTTGGGAGCGGCTCCATCACGCGTCGCCACGTTTGTCCGCAGATTCACTAACTGCCCCGCCCGGGTGTCCATCCATGTTGGAACTCAATCGCAACAATCTTTCGCCATTTGTCGCCGCGGAGGAATACGAAGTTCTCCACCCGCGGCTGGTCGCAGCGCACCAGAGCCTGCTGCAAAAGAGTGGCGCCGGCAACAACTACCTGGGCTGGCGAGACTTGCTCGGTAGTTCCGCCAGTGCCCTGCTGGAGGAGCTGGAGAGTACAGCGGCGGAGATACGAGAGCGGGCGGACGTCCTCGTATGTATCGGAATTGGCGGGTCGTACCTGGGCGCCCAGGCCGTCATTGCTGCGTTGACACCTCACCTCACACGGCCGGAAGGATCCCCCGAGATCCTGTTCGCCGGCCACCACCTCAGTGGCTCCTATCATCAAGAACTGCTCCGGTATCTGGAAGGGAAATCCGTATACGTCAATGTGATTTCCAAGAGCGGAACCACTCTTGAGCCCGCCATAGCGTTCCGGCTTCTTCGTAACTGGATGCACGACACTTTCGAAGATGCCGACAGGCGGATCATCGTGACAACCGACCCCGATCGCGGAAAGCTCAACGAGCTTCGCGACGTGCACGGGTACCGCCGCTATGTGATCCCTGCCGACGTGGGCGGTCGCTTTTCTGTTCTCACGCCCGTCGGTCTTCTTCCGATCGCTGCCGCCGGGGTCGATATCCGGGCACTGTTCCGTGGCGCCGTTGAAATGTGCGATCTCCTTGTGACAAACGAAGACAACGTCGCGCTCGAATATGCCGCCGCGCGCTACCTGCTTCACGAAAAGGGGTACTCCGTGGACGCCCTTGCCGTCCTCGAGCCGCGGCTCTATGGTATTGCGCGCTGGTGGCAACAACTCTTTGGGGAAAGTGAAGGCAAGAACCATCGCGGACTCTTCCCGGTCATGGTGCAGTACACCACCGACCTGCACTCCATCGGTCAGTACATGCAGGACGGACAGAGGCGGGTCATCGAGACGTTCCTGATGGAGCGCCAGGTTTCAGACACTCTTGTGGTGCCCGAGGTTGATGGCCCGCCGGATGGCCTGGAATACCTGACCGGGCAACGGTTGTCTGCCGTGAATCAGAAGGCGTACGAGGGAACGGCTCGGGCCCATCTCAACGGGGGTGTGCCCAATATGACGATTACGATCGATTCGCTCGAGGCCGTCTCAATTGGTCGTCTTATTTACTTCTTTGAGCACGCCGTGGCCGTCGGCGGCTACCTGCTGGGGGTCAATCCGTTTGATCAGCCCGGCGTCGAGGACTACAAGGCCGAGATGTACAAACTCCTCGGGCGTTCCTGATTGCATTATTCTTTGCACATGCGCCAGGGCCTCCGGGTGGACAAGCCTGTTGGCAACCCGTGTTGGAGATTGTGGAAAGTTTCGTCGTGTGAACGGGTGTGGATCACCCACTTCGTCTTCACAGTCCGGCCAACACCAACTCACAATCTAGACACGTGTGGACAAGGGCGCGCGCAAGGCTCGGGCCGGAGATGAACACCGGTGTTGATATGTTCTTGCTCCGGGGCCGAATAGTCGAACTGCCTGCAATTCCGGCCAATTAGCGCATCAACAATCGGTGGATAACGTTGTTGGGAAGCCTGTGCGCGTAATACACATTTGTGGGCAGCCCCGTGGATAGCCCGGTTATCAAGAACCCAACACGGCCAACTACCCACTACATCCTATCTAATTAATACTCTTTAAGAAGTAAGAGTAAGACAATCTGTCAGTAACCTTCGGGTTCATCTCTCCTCCCAATATCCGTTGGCACCCATTGGTTGGGGGATTACATTATTCCGAAAGTCTGGCACGCCGGTAAGATGAATATGATCAAGAAAATTCTTGTAGCCCTGGATGCTGATTCCGACACAGCTGTCGCCATTCGATATGCGACGGAAATTGCGAAACGGTTTGATGCGTCAGTGACGGGCCTTGCAGTTGTTGACCTTGGAAGCATCAAGTCAGGGTCGAAGGGCGGTGGAATTGGAAGTTTTTACTACGCCGAGAAGCTCCGCGAGAAGCTCACCACCGAAACGCGCGTCAAAGCCAGAGAGTTGATTCAGACGTTTGAGTCTGCCGTGGTCGATGCTGGTATTGAACACGTGGAGATGGTTCAGGAGGGTGTTCCCGTGCAACGAATCGTGGAGGACATGAAGTACCACGATTTACTTCTAATTGGACGGGATCCACACCTGTTTTATGGTCACCCAAAGAAAGAAACTCCCGATACCCTCGCGTCAGTAGTAAAGGCCACGGTTGCTCCCTCGATTGTTGTCAGCGACTCCTACACAACAATTCGCCGGCTCGTTGTTGCATACGACGGCAGTCTTGCGTCAGCGCGAACCGTCAGGGACTATGCACATCTGAAGCCGTTTGGACCCGACGTAGCCGTCCATCTTGTTAATGTTTACGAGAAAGACTCTTCCGAGTCTGAACTGATGCTCTCGCTCCTCAAAGAGTACCTGGCTGCACACGGTGTCGAAGCGACGGCTGCAAGTTTGAAGAGTAATGATGCCCGAACAGCGATTCTCGACTACTCGCGAGACGTGGATGCGGACATGCTTGCGATCGGTTCCCACTCCGTCTCGGGCATCAAGCGAATTGCTTTCGGGTCGATTACAGAGAAGCTACTCAAGGAGTGCCCGCTTCCGTTGTTTCTCAATCAGTAGTCACCGCAGCCGGCGCCACACGACTCGCTCGAAAGAAGCGCCATCGGACCTGACGAGCACCGCGCCGTTCGTGGCAGTCGATAACGTTTCCATGCCGGCGGACTTCCATCTGTCGAGCACGCGACGACTCGGCAGTCCGTACGAGTTCCTTCGACCAACGCTGACAACCGCCCACGATTTTTCCCGGGAAGATTGAGTGACGGCAGACACGAGATCCTGACGACTGCTCGTAGCCGACCCGTGGTGGCCCACCTTCACAACGTCAGCGGCTAGAATCGTCTTGTACCTCTCGAGGAGATCAGCTTCCGCCAGCTCTTCCGCGTCACCCATCAGGAGCAGGGATGTTTGTCCAAACGTGACGATACCGACGGCGGACCGGTTGTTTTCACCGGCTGTCGCGAGAATTGATGATGAGGGGCCAGCGACATACATCCGGACGTTGGCATCCAGCTGCAGGCTGTCTCCCGCAGCGATTCGCTGCCGGGGCACTCCAACACTGTCTGCTACATTCAATACCTCTTCCATCATAGTGGACGAGTGGCGGATCCCCGTATGGACCAGTCGACCCACATCGATGGTTCTGAGGATGGAGCTTGCGCCTCCAATATGATCGGCGTGTGCGTGAGTCAGTAGAAGAATGTCGATACGGCTAATGCGATTCCGGGACAGGAACGGCAAGATGACACGTGCTGCGGTGTCAAAGCGATCATTGCGAGGACCTGCATCAACAAGTACATATGCTCCATGCGGTGTCTTGATGAGGGTTGCATCTCCCTGGCCTGCGTCGAAAAAGAGGACATCGAGGGTGGGCGTTTCTACCAGCGGACGAAGTCGAAGAAGCGCGATAAGAATCATGCCGGCGGCCAAAGTGCGACGGGTTCGCACCGGCTGGTGTAGATGCACGAGTATGACGATGAGGGTCACGACGCCCACGTGACCGACCAATCCGGAAGCGGCGTCGATGTCGAGTGGAGACAGGAGTCGTGATCCGGTGGATGCAAGTTTCGTCAACAATCGCATACACAGATCTGCGCTTGCTCCGAACGCCGACGCAATCAACGGCATCGGCGTCGCTATCAGACACAGGACAGCCGACGACAGGGCGGCTGCGGCAAGAGGTATCGCCACAACATTCAGGGGAATCCCCGCGAGTGACGCTCGACCGAAGTGTGCCATCAACACCGGAAGTGTGGAAGCCGTAGCTGAAAGTGATACGAGAAGACTCGAGCAAACAGCTCCTTCTATGACTCGGGCGGAGAAGCGTCGTCCGAGCGTTTTCTTCAGGGGCGGAACCATAAGGATGATTCCACTGACGGCGGAAACGCTGAGCTGGAATCCGGGATCGAAAAGGGAGTACGGTTGCATCCAGAGAATGGCGGCCGCGGCCACACCGAGACTGTTCAGAGATTGTGAGCTGCGCTGTATCACCGGTCCGAGCAACATCGCGGCCGTCATCGTAACGGCTCTGACCACAGATGCCGGCAGGCCCGTAATCATGGCGTAGACGACGAGTAAGCTCAGGGTGGCCACCGATCGCAGGGACTCGGCGATTCGCCACGTCATCCGGAGCCGAAGGAGAGCGGGACGACACATTCGATGGAACGTGAGTCCGACGATCATGACGTGCAGACCCGAGACGGCGAGGAGGTGTACCAGGCCCGTAGCGACGAAGGTCTCCTGCATGACAGGGTCGATTCCTGATCGATCACCGAGAACCATGGCGACCAGAACGGATCGCGAGGCATCAGAGGGGATGTGAGCGATCAACTTCGCCTCGACAAAATCACGGACGCTCGCGGTGGCGCGCACGAAGCCCGGCGCGGGGCTGAGCAGGCGAAACGTTCCGCCGTCATCCATGAAGAGGCGGCCATGTATGGCCCGGCGTCGGAGGTAGACGGCGTAGTCGAATTCGCCCGGGTTCCTCGCGTGTGGCAGAGACGCCAGGCGCCCTGAGACCATAACGCGTGCCCCCGATCCGGGCGACGGATGGTGAGGCGATGGATATACGAGAACACGCCCCGGAACACGACGACCGGTTCGGAGGCGAACATCATCCAGCACGAAACGTCTTGCTCCCGACCCTGACTTCCGCATCTCCCCGACACGGCCTTCGACCATTACCTCCCGGTCTTCCGCGACGCGATAGATGGACGCCCACGCGCTCTCCCCCTGTCGCACAAACTGGTTGCGCATCGAGCCGCCGCAGATCAAGAGAAGAATTGCGACTGCGAATCTTGACAACGGGAGATGAACGGCCACCCCCGATCGTCTACGAATCAGATGTGTTGCAGCAATGACGCCGGCAACGATTATAGCAAAGCTGCCGGTCCACACGTATCCGGCATGGAGATCGGACCACCATATTCCAACAGCCAGCGCGATCGCCACGATCAAGGCTGGCGACGTCGACGACACGCTTCCGCAACGATGCATGGGTAACCGGTTCTGTTATGGAAGACACTGAACTTGCGTGTTCCATAACCCTCGCCCGGTTGAGCTTCGAGAAACGTTGGCGGCGTCTTGAAGAGGATGTGCACAGCTTGGATCCAATGGGGGGGCGTGGTATTCTTGCTACGCGAAAATGCAAGAACACTGTTCTTGACCATCGCGAATCAGACCCGTTCATTCAAATCGTGGCGCAGCGGAAAATGAGCAGCCGACGTGAGGTACGAGAGAGAGTGATGCAGGCGCTCTATGCTTACGAGCAGGGCGGTGGCTCGCCGGAGCACATCATCAAGCACATCATTCGCCCCGGGCTCGAGGACGATGAGACATCGCTTCGGTTCTCACAAAGACTGTTCCTGCGAGCGATTGACGGTGAAGAGGAGGCCAATGAGATTATCCGATCACACGCCGACAACTGGGAATTCTCGCGAATTGCCCTGATTGACAGGCTCCTTCTGCGGATGGCCATCTGCGAAATGCTATCTTTTCCAGATATCCCGCCCAAAGTGTCGATTAACGAATCGATTGAGATCGCGAAGAGATTTAGTACTGAAAACAGCGGCAAGTTCATTAATGGAATCCTGGACGCGGTCCTTCTCCTGCTCTACGAGCAGGGGAGGCTACGGAAGAGCGGCCGGGGCCTTGTCGGAATGGACTCGCTGGAAGAAAGAAGTGTGGCGCCCGATGCGCCTTCGATTGATCAGGCTCCAGGTTCGTAGGTTCTATTCCGCATGAAGCAGATTGCAATTGGTGATGTCCACGGCTGCTTGAAGACGCTCGATCGCCTTCTCGAAAAGCTCGAGCTCACAGCCGACATGCACTTGATCTTCGTAGGCGACTACGTCGATCGAGGCCCCGATTCAAAGGGCGTGATCCAGCGCCTGATTGAACTTCGCGAACACTACACCTGCACGTTTCTGCGGGGCAATCATGAATCCATGTTCCTCGAGTACCTGGAAGAAGGCGTCGACGAAATCTGGTCGATGAATGGTGGCCGGGAAACGGTGGGCAGCTACCTGAACGGTTCGGAAGACGCGAGCTTTCCGGATGATCACGTTGAGTTCGTGCAGGCGACCACGTACTTCCACGAGACAGAAGACTACTTTTTCGTGCACGCGGGCCTCAAGCCCTTCTTGACGATTGAGGAGAACAAGGGCCAGGTCGACCCCGAGGTATTCCTCTGGGAGCGAAGCCACCTCAACGTCGACGAATATGCATGGGAGAAGGTTGTCGTGTGTGGACACACCCCCGTCTCGAAGCCGATCGATCACCCCCAGCTTATCAACATCGACACGGGTTGCGTCTATCGCTTCAATCCGCTGCTGGGAAAGTTGACAGCGGTCATACTTCCCGAGCGCGAGTTCGTGATTGTTCGAAACACGGACTGGTAGGGGCTCGGCTCAGATCCGGAGCCACACACCGGCGCGCAGCGATGGCCGGTGAACACCGGCCTCCAGGAAGTACGTTTGCTTTCCGCGGGGCGCCACGGTGAAGCGCACGAACGGATCAAGAAAGAGAGAGAAACGCTGATTCTTTTCGGCCCGCGTTTCGTTTCGGCGAAAGAGCAGTCCCGGGCCAAAGCGCACGCCGAGATGTAAGTCCCAGATTCTTGGCGTGATGAGCTCCACGGTCTCGAGTCCGCCAACGATTCGGATCGATACCCCCACGCCCGCGGATATCAGCAACGTCTCATTGTCCGACTGAAAGCGAGGCCTGACATCAGCATAAACGAGTGCTTCCCGGGTGAAGATGTCACCGGCGTCAACGTATCCCAGCTGAATGCCCACCCCGGGCAGTCCCGCAGCTCCCAACTGGAGGACGTCGGCCGACGTAATGCGCTGGGCGGACGCGGCGAGCGGCATCAGGAGAAACGATAATGTGGCGAAGACTACCAGACGGACAATCCCCTCAAATCCTTGATGAGAGATAATACTCTGCGAATTGTGCGAAAGGCGGTGC
It encodes:
- a CDS encoding glucose-6-phosphate isomerase → MLELNRNNLSPFVAAEEYEVLHPRLVAAHQSLLQKSGAGNNYLGWRDLLGSSASALLEELESTAAEIRERADVLVCIGIGGSYLGAQAVIAALTPHLTRPEGSPEILFAGHHLSGSYHQELLRYLEGKSVYVNVISKSGTTLEPAIAFRLLRNWMHDTFEDADRRIIVTTDPDRGKLNELRDVHGYRRYVIPADVGGRFSVLTPVGLLPIAAAGVDIRALFRGAVEMCDLLVTNEDNVALEYAAARYLLHEKGYSVDALAVLEPRLYGIARWWQQLFGESEGKNHRGLFPVMVQYTTDLHSIGQYMQDGQRRVIETFLMERQVSDTLVVPEVDGPPDGLEYLTGQRLSAVNQKAYEGTARAHLNGGVPNMTITIDSLEAVSIGRLIYFFEHAVAVGGYLLGVNPFDQPGVEDYKAEMYKLLGRS
- a CDS encoding universal stress protein, with amino-acid sequence MIKKILVALDADSDTAVAIRYATEIAKRFDASVTGLAVVDLGSIKSGSKGGGIGSFYYAEKLREKLTTETRVKARELIQTFESAVVDAGIEHVEMVQEGVPVQRIVEDMKYHDLLLIGRDPHLFYGHPKKETPDTLASVVKATVAPSIVVSDSYTTIRRLVVAYDGSLASARTVRDYAHLKPFGPDVAVHLVNVYEKDSSESELMLSLLKEYLAAHGVEATAASLKSNDARTAILDYSRDVDADMLAIGSHSVSGIKRIAFGSITEKLLKECPLPLFLNQ
- a CDS encoding DNA internalization-related competence protein ComEC/Rec2; this translates as MHRCGSVSSTSPALIVAIALAVGIWWSDLHAGYVWTGSFAIIVAGVIAATHLIRRRSGVAVHLPLSRFAVAILLLICGGSMRNQFVRQGESAWASIYRVAEDREVMVEGRVGEMRKSGSGARRFVLDDVRLRTGRRVPGRVLVYPSPHHPSPGSGARVMVSGRLASLPHARNPGEFDYAVYLRRRAIHGRLFMDDGGTFRLLSPAPGFVRATASVRDFVEAKLIAHIPSDASRSVLVAMVLGDRSGIDPVMQETFVATGLVHLLAVSGLHVMIVGLTFHRMCRPALLRLRMTWRIAESLRSVATLSLLVVYAMITGLPASVVRAVTMTAAMLLGPVIQRSSQSLNSLGVAAAAILWMQPYSLFDPGFQLSVSAVSGIILMVPPLKKTLGRRFSARVIEGAVCSSLLVSLSATASTLPVLMAHFGRASLAGIPLNVVAIPLAAAALSSAVLCLIATPMPLIASAFGASADLCMRLLTKLASTGSRLLSPLDIDAASGLVGHVGVVTLIVILVHLHQPVRTRRTLAAGMILIALLRLRPLVETPTLDVLFFDAGQGDATLIKTPHGAYVLVDAGPRNDRFDTAARVILPFLSRNRISRIDILLLTHAHADHIGGASSILRTIDVGRLVHTGIRHSSTMMEEVLNVADSVGVPRQRIAAGDSLQLDANVRMYVAGPSSSILATAGENNRSAVGIVTFGQTSLLLMGDAEELAEADLLERYKTILAADVVKVGHHGSATSSRQDLVSAVTQSSREKSWAVVSVGRRNSYGLPSRRVLDRWKSAGMETLSTATNGAVLVRSDGASFERVVWRRLR
- the nusB gene encoding transcription antitermination factor NusB gives rise to the protein MSSRREVRERVMQALYAYEQGGGSPEHIIKHIIRPGLEDDETSLRFSQRLFLRAIDGEEEANEIIRSHADNWEFSRIALIDRLLLRMAICEMLSFPDIPPKVSINESIEIAKRFSTENSGKFINGILDAVLLLLYEQGRLRKSGRGLVGMDSLEERSVAPDAPSIDQAPGS
- a CDS encoding serine/threonine protein phosphatase is translated as MKQIAIGDVHGCLKTLDRLLEKLELTADMHLIFVGDYVDRGPDSKGVIQRLIELREHYTCTFLRGNHESMFLEYLEEGVDEIWSMNGGRETVGSYLNGSEDASFPDDHVEFVQATTYFHETEDYFFVHAGLKPFLTIEENKGQVDPEVFLWERSHLNVDEYAWEKVVVCGHTPVSKPIDHPQLINIDTGCVYRFNPLLGKLTAVILPEREFVIVRNTDW